The nucleotide sequence CGCGATCTGCTCCAGTGTTTCGTGGGTGTAGCTCGCCGGAGCGAGCGCGACCTCGGCGCGCGCCTCGAGGATGTCCGTCAGCGCGGCCCGGTCGTACGGAGGGAGCGCCATGCGGTGCGTGACCCCGAAGCTCGACCGGCTCGCCGGGTCGAGGTACGGGAGCAGGTCCTCCGTCGCGATCAGGAGCAGCGAGATCGACCCGAGGCCGACCTCTCCGGAGCGGGAGAGGAGGTAGACGAGCTTCGTCTCCTGCCGGACGAGCGCGCTCGCCTCGTCCAGGATGACGAGGTGGTGCCGGGGATGGCGGCGGATCCCCTGCTCGAAGACGTCGAGCATCTCCGGCAGACCGTACCCTCGATCGGGTAGGGAGACATCGACCGCGCGCAACAGATCGAGCACGATCGTCCGATCGCTGGCGCGTCGCCAGGCGTTGATGTAGATCGCCTTGACCGGAGCGGGACCGATGCGGCCGAGTCGTTCGAGATCCGCCGCGAGTCGCTTGGCGAGGGCGGTCTTGCCGCTCCCGACGCCCCCGGTCAGCAGGAGGTGGAACGGAACTCCCTTGGAAAGCGCCTCCCGGTACCGGCGGGTGAGCAGCGCGAGCTCGGCAGTGCGATGGGGCAGCTTCGGCGGAAGGAATGTCGGTTCGAGGGTCTCCTCCCGAACGAGGATCGCACCCACGTCTTCCTCCCTGGTGAGGGGCGAGGCATCTTGGGTAGGATATCACCTTCGACGCCGCGGCCGGGTCCGGCTCCGAGCCGCGAGCTTGTTTCGGATCGACCTCGCGGCCGCGTCGGCGACCTCCCGAGCCGTGTTCCGCGCATCGACCACGAGCCAGCCATTCCGACGGGCGAATCGCCGGTAGGCACGCGCGACGCGCTCCTGGGTCCGCCGCCGCTCGAGCGGGCTCTTCGCCGAGGCGCGGGATCCGACGCGACGCATCGCCTCGGTCGGATCGAGGTCGATCAGAATCACCTGGTCGGGCTCTACGGTGGCGTGGGCCTGGAGCCCGGCCAGCTTCCGCTGCCGCTCGGGAGCGAGCGCGCTCCCCTGGTAGGCGAGGGTCGACCAGTAGGAGCGGTCGGTGAGCACGACGGACGCCGCGCGAAGATCGCGTTCGAGATCCGCGCGGGCGAGGTAGCGGTCGAGCGTGAAGTACACCGCGCCGGTCCACGGATCCTGTACGCTCGCGGCCTGAGCCTTCCGATTGAGTTCGGCGGATGCGGGCTCCCTGCGGGTCAGCACGCGCAGTCCCTCTCGGCGGAGGCGCGAGGCCACGCGGCGAACGGCCGTGGACTTCCCGGCTCCGTCGATTCCCTCGAAGGCGACGTACCACGCTCGGCGCGGGGCGTTGCCCTTCATGGAGAGGCCCCCTTCCCGATCTCGGGGGCCCAACCGTACACCTGCCGGATCGAGTCGACGAACGGGATACGCAGTTGCTCTGCGGCAGTGGTCGAGCGCTCCGCGATGGCGCGCGCCCTCCTCGGCACTGTTGCGAGATCGAGCACGGCACCGGGGCGAGCGGGGTCGTCCAGGAAGTCGGTCTCGAGGAACCAAGGGCCGGGGTCCGCGAGGGCCCGATCGACCAGCTCGCGCCGCGCGAGGAAGGACGGGGCGACTCCGGCCCGATCCGGCTCGGCGACGTAGCGGCGGGCGTAGTGCTTGATCAAACGATGCGCGGGAAGGCCGGCGGCTCGGCCGAGCGCGGCGATCGCGCGGTACCCGTTCGCGTCAAGATCCTCGCAGTGGATCACCGCCGGACAGTCGGAGTCCCGGGCGACCTCGAGGGCGTGACGGAACGCCTCTTCGCACGCCGCGCGCGTGGCCGCATCGACCTCGAAGTGAGGACGTCCGACCTCTCCGATGGCCACCGCGCGGTGCTCGCGGACCCACCGTCCCGCGAGATCGAGCGCGGCCCGTTGCAGATCGAGAGCGGCCGGTAGGCCGATCGACGAGGAAACGTGAACAAGATCGATCGGGTACGGCGCGACCACGGAGTAGACCACCACCCCGACCTCGTCGTGGATCTGGCGTCCGAGGCGCTCCGTGACCTCGAACTGTTGAGCGTAGTCCGCGACCGAGCTCGGGGGCCGGCCGGCGTAGTTCTGCGTGGCAAGGAAGAGGTGAGTGCCGCCGGCGGAGTGGAAGCGGCGTGCGGCCGCAACGCCTTCCCCGGTCGGCGACAGATGACAGTGGTGATCGACGACCGGAAGGTCGGAAGGGAACGGCACGGCGTCCGTCCCGGGGCCCGGAGCGCCTCCTAGCGCAGGAGGCCGGCGCCCTGGAGCTCCTTGGTGATCTTCTTGACCGCGACCTCGACATCGGAGGGTTTGCGCGCCCCCGTGCAGACCAGCTTGCCGCTTCCGAAGAGGAGCACGACGACGCGCGGGTCCTGGATCCGGCAGACCAACCCGGGGAACTGCTCGGGCTCGTACTCGACTCGGTCGAGACCGAGAGTGACGGCGATCGCGTTGAGGTTGATCTCGCTTTCCAGATCAGAGCTCGCGACGATGTTCTGGACGGCGATCTTGGGCTTCAAGATGATCTTCTGTCCGCCCTTCTTGATCTGCGCGGCCACGGTGTGGATCGAGTCCTCGACCTCCTTCATGCTCTTCGCGCCGGTGCAGACGACCTTCCCGGAGCGGAACAATAGGATCGCCGTCTTCGGCTTCTTGAGCCGGTAGATCAGGCCCGGAAACTGCTCCGGCTCGTACTCCGCGCCGTCCAGGCCGAGGGCGATCGACTGAAGATCGAGCTCATCACCCAACGAGGTCGATGCGACCACGTTCTCGATACGAATCTTGACCATGGTTTCGAGGTTGAAGTATTTAGGCCGTTATTTAAATGTATTTAAAGCGCCTGCCGCGCCTGGGGGTCCAGCGCTATTCCCCGACGGGCAGGTCGAACGTGCCCCACCGGCCGCGCCCGGAGCATCTCATGTACCGCTTCGAGTCCAGCTGTACTGCACTCGGGGAAGCGCCCACGAAGAAGTCGTAGTCGAATTTTGTCCTTCGCATCGCCGGCAGGTCAAGGGAAACTCTTGCATGGTGAAGAGCGGTGCTCTCGAGGTGCTTACCCCGTTCGGCGGGCTCGGTTCAAGTCGGGAACGCTGGACGACTCGCGGACGGCACGATTGTCCTCGGGATCGTCCGGGTATCCGAAGAACTTGAGCAAGAGCCGGCGGGTGAAGCCCCAGAGAACGTGATCTGCGTACATCACCGCGGGAACCTCCATCGTCCCGCGGTCGGTGGGTCGCGGCACACGCTCCGATCGCTCCAGGGCGGAGCGGGGGAGCCAAAAGATGCTCGCGACCTCCGTCGGGCTGTGCGCCGTCGGGCCGGGGGCCGGGTCGCCGAGCTCGGCGGCGAAGACGGCAACATCCATGGAGAAGGCCCGCGCGGGCTCGATCCCCACGAATCGTGGGGCCGAACGGAGGTCCCCGGGCCGGAGACCGACCTCTTCCGCGCATTCCCGCAAGGCGGTCTCGGCGAGCGAACGAT is from Thermoplasmata archaeon and encodes:
- a CDS encoding CoA pyrophosphatase, encoding MSATGGKEPHSKPPGDRIPALLQRFAPTALPTNLAGAAVLIILREGARDIETLLIERAIRSNDRASGQIALPGGHVQEGDRSLAETALRECAEEVGLRPGDLRSAPRFVGIEPARAFSMDVAVFAAELGDPAPGPTAHSPTEVASIFWLPRSALERSERVPRPTDRGTMEVPAVMYADHVLWGFTRRLLLKFFGYPDDPEDNRAVRESSSVPDLNRARRTG
- a CDS encoding TATA-box-binding protein, producing the protein MVKIRIENVVASTSLGDELDLQSIALGLDGAEYEPEQFPGLIYRLKKPKTAILLFRSGKVVCTGAKSMKEVEDSIHTVAAQIKKGGQKIILKPKIAVQNIVASSDLESEINLNAIAVTLGLDRVEYEPEQFPGLVCRIQDPRVVVLLFGSGKLVCTGARKPSDVEVAVKKITKELQGAGLLR
- a CDS encoding AAA family ATPase; protein product: MGAILVREETLEPTFLPPKLPHRTAELALLTRRYREALSKGVPFHLLLTGGVGSGKTALAKRLAADLERLGRIGPAPVKAIYINAWRRASDRTIVLDLLRAVDVSLPDRGYGLPEMLDVFEQGIRRHPRHHLVILDEASALVRQETKLVYLLSRSGEVGLGSISLLLIATEDLLPYLDPASRSSFGVTHRMALPPYDRAALTDILEARAEVALAPASYTHETLEQIARIAAPNGDARFAIEVLGSAAHVAEEAGHRAISAEDIRAAKGSIYSTVTETQLEGLSVNALTVLLALTRTLKGKGSSVPSQKLRTAHSALLEEFAEKPISRTTFWRTLKELERDGLVALDTGPSGASSSVAMDELPASYLGTLIEERLGHGRARKA
- a CDS encoding TatD family hydrolase, coding for MPFPSDLPVVDHHCHLSPTGEGVAAARRFHSAGGTHLFLATQNYAGRPPSSVADYAQQFEVTERLGRQIHDEVGVVVYSVVAPYPIDLVHVSSSIGLPAALDLQRAALDLAGRWVREHRAVAIGEVGRPHFEVDAATRAACEEAFRHALEVARDSDCPAVIHCEDLDANGYRAIAALGRAAGLPAHRLIKHYARRYVAEPDRAGVAPSFLARRELVDRALADPGPWFLETDFLDDPARPGAVLDLATVPRRARAIAERSTTAAEQLRIPFVDSIRQVYGWAPEIGKGASP
- the tmk gene encoding dTMP kinase, which gives rise to MKGNAPRRAWYVAFEGIDGAGKSTAVRRVASRLRREGLRVLTRREPASAELNRKAQAASVQDPWTGAVYFTLDRYLARADLERDLRAASVVLTDRSYWSTLAYQGSALAPERQRKLAGLQAHATVEPDQVILIDLDPTEAMRRVGSRASAKSPLERRRTQERVARAYRRFARRNGWLVVDARNTAREVADAAARSIRNKLAARSRTRPRRRR